In Arthrobacter sp. QXT-31, one genomic interval encodes:
- a CDS encoding glycosyltransferase family 2 protein — MVRLVTIPIQVSSVRAPNALPVPLASISVVIPTLNEAMNLPWVLRRMPSYVDEVVIVDGRSLDSTVEVARALRLDVVVVSEPHAGKGFAVRAGLSAASGDIIVMLDADGSMDPQEIGWFVSPLQHEFDFVKGSRYVTGGGSEDITLLRSAGNRALTGLANLVLHSNYSDLCYGYIAMRRECLQILELESEGFEIETELIVRAARAGLRIAEVPSNELTRISGNSNLHTFRDGWRVLRTLARECVGWEAPTAGARPESLRRVKYRYPSMFFPHIPTDPATVLGLVAGE; from the coding sequence GTGGTGAGGCTAGTGACCATCCCAATACAAGTTTCATCTGTCCGTGCACCAAATGCTCTACCGGTACCCCTGGCCTCCATCAGCGTGGTAATTCCCACCCTCAATGAGGCCATGAACCTTCCATGGGTCCTGCGACGCATGCCCTCGTATGTGGACGAGGTTGTGATCGTCGACGGACGTTCCCTGGACAGCACCGTTGAGGTCGCCCGCGCGCTGCGCCTGGACGTCGTGGTGGTCTCCGAACCGCACGCCGGAAAAGGCTTCGCCGTACGGGCCGGACTGTCCGCGGCATCCGGCGACATCATCGTCATGCTGGACGCCGACGGGAGCATGGATCCGCAGGAAATCGGCTGGTTCGTCTCGCCGCTCCAGCATGAGTTCGACTTCGTCAAGGGCTCCAGGTATGTGACGGGCGGCGGTTCCGAGGACATCACGCTGCTCCGCAGCGCGGGTAACCGCGCCCTGACCGGCCTCGCCAACCTGGTCCTGCACAGCAACTATTCCGATCTTTGCTACGGCTATATCGCCATGCGGCGCGAATGCCTGCAGATCCTCGAGCTGGAATCGGAAGGGTTCGAAATCGAAACCGAACTGATCGTCCGCGCCGCAAGGGCGGGCCTGCGGATTGCCGAGGTCCCCAGCAACGAGCTGACCCGGATCTCCGGCAACTCGAATCTTCATACTTTCCGTGACGGATGGCGCGTCCTGCGGACCTTGGCGCGTGAATGCGTGGGCTGGGAAGCACCCACAGCCGGCGCCCGGCCCGAATCACTAAGACGCGTGAAATACAGATATCCCAGCATGTTTTTCCCCCACATTCCGACGGATCCGGCAACCGTCCTTGGCCTGGTAGCGGGTGAATAA
- a CDS encoding family 16 glycosylhydrolase — MAEPSRSPRQKHRMRFGVLAAAATLTACGIMAGPVGMEAQRVPSDRPSSAEPSEASAALPTVSPSVRASSAAREAATPRRAPSSPAAESRETAQSAAPRPAPELKAAEQPAAERPAPEQPAAGPVEAPPPSTESIHKMPIGDLPGWKQVFREEFNKGNVPIGAFPGPAYSAKWSAGYKDGTPDTAGQKGTKSGYYPSKVLSVKNGMLDWYLHSEKGISMGAAPAPKIPNDSNRDKSLLPRHNSLMYGRISVRFKADSLRGYKVAWLLWPDSGVWPRDGEINFPEGDLAKTFYGAAHYRGNDPAASDMFQSHTTFTDWHVATIEWTPGKVEFILDGRSLGASTTLTPNTPMHYILQSESCLPRCPAPQTAGHLYLDWIAIWKPA; from the coding sequence ATGGCCGAGCCATCGCGCAGTCCCCGCCAAAAACATCGCATGCGCTTCGGTGTGCTCGCCGCGGCGGCGACGCTCACGGCCTGCGGCATTATGGCCGGACCGGTGGGCATGGAAGCACAGAGGGTGCCATCGGACCGCCCTTCGTCGGCGGAACCGTCCGAAGCATCTGCAGCACTCCCCACAGTGAGTCCATCAGTGCGGGCGTCCTCTGCGGCGCGCGAGGCAGCAACACCACGCCGCGCACCATCATCCCCGGCGGCGGAATCCCGGGAAACAGCGCAGTCGGCAGCACCGCGTCCCGCACCGGAACTCAAGGCGGCGGAACAGCCAGCGGCGGAACGGCCGGCGCCGGAACAGCCGGCGGCGGGGCCTGTGGAGGCGCCGCCGCCTTCCACCGAATCGATCCACAAAATGCCAATAGGCGACCTTCCGGGCTGGAAGCAGGTATTTCGGGAGGAGTTCAACAAGGGCAATGTGCCGATCGGCGCTTTTCCAGGTCCGGCTTACTCTGCGAAATGGAGTGCAGGATATAAAGACGGAACGCCGGATACCGCAGGTCAGAAGGGGACGAAGTCCGGCTACTACCCGTCCAAAGTGCTGAGCGTTAAGAACGGCATGCTGGACTGGTATCTCCATTCGGAGAAGGGGATCTCCATGGGAGCGGCGCCTGCGCCCAAGATTCCGAATGACAGTAATCGTGACAAAAGCCTGCTACCGCGGCACAACAGCCTGATGTACGGGAGGATTTCGGTGCGGTTCAAGGCCGACTCCCTCCGCGGCTATAAGGTTGCATGGCTCCTTTGGCCGGATAGCGGTGTATGGCCCCGGGACGGAGAGATAAATTTCCCGGAGGGGGACCTCGCCAAGACCTTCTACGGCGCTGCCCATTACCGGGGGAATGACCCTGCGGCGTCTGACATGTTCCAGTCGCACACCACTTTCACGGATTGGCACGTCGCCACGATTGAGTGGACTCCGGGCAAGGTCGAATTTATCCTTGACGGCCGGTCGCTGGGAGCCAGTACAACACTGACGCCTAATACACCCATGCACTACATTCTCCAGTCCGAGTCATGTCTTCCCCGGTGTCCTGCACCACAGACAGCAGGGCATCTCTACTTGGACTGGATCGCAATCTGGAAGCCGGCCTAG
- a CDS encoding YciI family protein, translating to MKKFVVLYNAPQSAQSQMAESTPEAAQEGMKAWMEWATRAGSGIVDMGLPLGAGKEVSQAGTSDTNTNVGGYGILQAEDMDGALALIEGHPHLMMPGASIQVYETLDLPGM from the coding sequence ATGAAGAAGTTCGTAGTGCTTTACAACGCTCCGCAGTCGGCACAATCCCAGATGGCGGAAAGCACCCCGGAGGCCGCGCAGGAGGGCATGAAGGCGTGGATGGAGTGGGCCACCCGGGCAGGCAGCGGGATTGTTGACATGGGCCTGCCGCTGGGCGCCGGCAAGGAGGTCAGCCAGGCAGGCACCTCGGACACGAATACGAACGTGGGGGGATACGGCATCCTGCAGGCTGAGGACATGGACGGCGCCTTGGCCCTGATCGAGGGGCACCCGCACCTCATGATGCCCGGTGCGAGCATTCAGGTCTACGAGACGCTCGACCTGCCCGGGATGTAA